The Canis lupus baileyi chromosome 33, mCanLup2.hap1, whole genome shotgun sequence region tcagaataagaaaacaagcttttcttacatttttcttatgcTATTTTTTCCCAGGAACAAAATTATTAGCTTTTCTctatgtcacttaaaaaaaaagttactagcAAGAACATCACTGGCAATTTCACACAATTATTCTATCCTTGCTCTCAAGCTTTCCCCTCCTCTACTCTCAGTAACAATGCCCAGCAAGACAACAAACAGAAGTTACAGTGACCAATGGAAACTTACTTCATTAGTAAGACACGAAACCACTGCATTAATGCTATTTTGAAGCTAACCTTTCAGGGATTTAATACAGTTGTTCTTTAACAATAGAACTTGGTTCATTTGCTACTTAAGACatgattatttaaattaaagttaattGGTTTCCTTACTCCCCTTTAGGGCATTAGGCTCAGAACATTTCTATTAGAAAAATCCAATTTGTCTCAAATTCCTATTTCTAAATTTTAGAGTGGTTAAATTACTCTGGTATTTTAACTCTTTGTAGCAAAAATCATCTCTAAATTATAGCTCAAATGGCAAAGCAATTAAAGATGCAGGTGATACAATTAGCACAAAGGCTGCATAGGAGTTCAGAAGACACAAACTCCAATGTCAGGTGAGTTAAAGGTCTCTGGCAGGGCCTTTCAGAGCCAGGAAAGCTTGGACCACTTCTACTTCTCTTGCGGTTCAGGGTACAGAATACCCCCAACTTACAGTGGTTCTACTTGACAATGGTGCAAAAGTGATACGCATTCACTAGAAACCACTGtcgaattttgaatttggatcttttcccccGGCTGGCAACATATAGTAGGGCACTCTTTCATGATGCTGGGTGGGAGCAGCAgctgcagctcccagtcagctGCATGATCACGAGGGTGAACAACTgatacaaccattctgtacccaggCAACCACTCTGTTTTTCACTTCCAGTAGAGCATTCCATAAAtgacatgagatattcaacactctATGAAAAAAATAGGCTTTGTGGTAGATGGTTTTGctcaactgtaggctaatgtgaatgctctgagcacatttaaggtaggtTAGGCTAAGCTTTGATGTTCATATATTGTTAGgtatattaaatgtatttctgACTTATACCTTCAGCATACCACAAGTTTATTGGGATGCAACCCAATAAATGTAAGTCAAGGAAgatatgtataaatttaaaatgaggggtacctgggtggctcagctggttaggtgtttgactcttgactttggtttaggtcatgttcttaggatcatgagatagagccctgagtcaggctccatgctcagcaagcaatctgtttgagattctcttctctccctcttcctttgccccttctcctgctcatgctcactctctctctctctaaaataaagaaataaatcttttaaaaaaaatttaaagtgaagACACACCAAAGCAAGGTCACCAAAATCATGACATATTTGAAATGCTTACATTGAGGGGcatgtaggtggctcagtcagttaagtatctgccttcagctctgatcatgatcccaggctcctgggatggagtcccacataggctccttgctcagtggagagtctgcttctccctctgcctccacccccacttgtgctctctctatcaatatctcaaataaataaataaaatcttaaaaaaaagtttacattgAACCAGTTAAAGTTTTTAATACACAAAATACAATGTAATATAATCCATTTCTTCACAACTAATCACAGGATTAATAGAATGAATTAATTCATGGAGTTCTACAGTGTGTGACACCCAGTAATGGGTCAAAGTGTACAAGTTCTGCGATGAAAGTCTTTCTATTTCTGTCCTGTATCTCAACAACCAATATAACTTCATCCAGAAATAATGTTGAAATTCTTAAGTTCAAGCTCTACATGAATAGAAAGCTCAAGTCCAAATGCTCCTTCTCACTATTTTTTGATAGTCTCCaatctcattcattcacttaaaaaaatagttttgagtgcttactatgtttCAGGTACCACCCTAGGTGTTGAAAGTATAtccatcaaaaaaatttttttaaagctcaaaaTTTCCCTACTccagcagccccggtggcgcagcagtttagcgccgcctgcagcccagggcgtgatcctggagactctggatcaagtcccacgtcaggctctgcatggagcctgattctctctctgcctttctctctctgtgtctctatgaataaataaataaataatcttttaaaaaaaaaaagttccttggtgggtaactgtttaaaaaaaaatttccctactCATGCAACATACATCTAATAGagaaaaagtataataaatacacacacaaatatatatataatttatataatacataaaatataatccccaaattactatatatatatatatatatatatatatatatatatatatatatatatatatataatgttacaaAGTGGTAagtgcagggaaaaaaaaacccagaacacaGGGGTGAGGGAGTTTAAGGGGGCCATGAAGGACAGAAATGAGTAATTTAAATGGGAGTTAGGATAGGGCTCACCAAAAAAGGGACCTTGagcaaaaaattagagaaagtgAGAATAAGCCATGTAGATATCTGGGGGAAGAGCAGTCTATGCAGAAAAATAGCCAATGAAACAGGAACACCATGATGCCTTTGTACAAATGCCATTGCCCAATATTATTGGGTACATTAATTGATctgaggaaaaattttaaattatcatctTAATAGATATTTAATAGATTGTAATACTCAATAGTATCTTAACAGATATTGAGAAGGAAATTAacaaattcaacatccattcttgacatggtttgacaaaaaaaaaatagttaaatagtaATCAatggctattttcttttttttttttttttaagatttattcatgagagacacagaaagagagacagagacacaggcagagggagaagcaggctccccacaggaagccaaTTCTGGACTCGATTGCAGAtcccaagatcatgtcctgagccgaagacagacattcaactgctgagccacctaggtgtccctcagTGGCTATTTTCTTAACATAACACTTAGTAGATGCTTTCCTGCTAATGTCAAGATCAAAACAAAAATGCCTATATCTACACTACTATTTAATATTGTGTTTGAAGTATCAACCAATGGAACTGGACAAGGGACATAGaactagaaaggaagaaggaatatgCCTAGATAATATACCTGGAAACCAcccaaaaattaattaaaaaaattaaataccaatAATATGAGAATTTAGTAAGGCAGCAtgatataaattaataaacaaaaatcacagtcttcaataaaaagaaaatagttaaatgGAGTAATGGAAAAGAGGATGCCATTTACATTAGCaatgaaacaattaaaatacctACAAATGTTTACATTGAGAAATATCTAAAACCTAtatgaataaaactttaaaaatagagatgaatAAATTGAGAGATATCCCATGTTCTTGGATACAATGACTCAACATTGTAAGGAAGTCAatgaatatataactatataaatatggaaaaatacaaatgctAACCAAGTTTTTGCTTGGAGCTAAATAAgtgattctaaaatttgcatgTGAGTTGATATGcggaatttaaaattatttttaatgatacaggtaaaatatcttgaaatctaTACAAAGCAACCAGGCACATGAGAAAACAACAAAAGCCATGAGAAATATCAGACAAAAGAAAGCCATCTGTGGGGAATTCAGATAATAGAGTTATCagtcataaaacattaaaataattatgctcAGTATATTTAAGCACTCAAGGTAATAGAAGTCAAGATTGAAAAATTCAGCATATAATAAGAAGCATAAAAAGAGAATTGAAGGgaaaattagaactaaaaaatataataactgaaattaaaaagttattcGATACGTTTAATAGTGTATTAAATATACTGAAGAGAGAATTAATGAAGTAGAAGATgggctgaaagaaaataaagtgaattgttgaaaaacaaaacaacagtaaaTACTAAAGAGAGGGTGGGAAACTGTGATGGCTTTAAAATATAATCCTAAAATTACTGACACTATCCATCAAGAGGTGAAGATATTAAGTCCACTGCCTTTGAACTTAGGTTGGTTTGTGATATTTTATGGACTGAAAAAGGAGATGTaagggtgcttgagtggctcagtcagttaaacatctgactcttgatttcagctgaggtcatgatctcagggtggtgagatcaagccccgagttgggctctgtgctcagcagggagtctgcttgagattctttccctttccctctccctctgctccccatactttctctctctctctctctctctctatctctcaaataaatgaatacatctttaataaaataaaatagggaatatatatttggtcttgtTCTGACACATAACTCCTAAAACCCTTAGAATTTTCTAAATGATAAGAACTGGAAATTCGTTTGTTGTATTAACACAGTGATGTTTGGACTTCATCTAAAGCTAGGGGCTGGTTGCCCAAAGAACCAACCATGTAAATACAGAATTGGTTAGGGAATCATAACACTTCCATGTGCCACTGTGCCAGGCTTAAATTCCATGGGAACAAAAGATCCTTTTTTGGGGACCTTGCCCTATGTATGTCTTCATCTAGTTGCTGATTTGTACCCTTTAATATCTCTTGTAATAAATTGGTAATCTAGTGAGAAAATGGATTTCCCTGAGGTCtatgagccactctagcaaattaatcccTCCCCAAGGAGGGAGTCATGGGAACGTCTGCTTTACAGCCAGTTGTCAGAAGCAGAGGTAACAACCTGGACTCAGGAGTGCCATCTGAAGTGAAAAGCAATTTGTGGAACCGttcttaacctgtgggatctgatgctatctccaggtagacactatcagaattgagttgaattgtaggacatctGGCTGGTGTCAGAGACTTGATTGGTGGTGTAGGGAaactccttcctctctccatctctcccatGCTGGAATTAGTGACCAGAACCTTGAGCTTGTGACAGCTTTGACTAGTAGAATATGATGGAAGTGATGTTATGTGCCTTTTCACGGCTAGGTTGTAAAAGGCCATGCAACTTCTAGAGATACAGTGATAAGAATACAGTGTGTAGCTGGAGTaccaggaggaaagagaatgggGCAGAAGCAATGTTTGAAcagataatggctgagaatttcttaaaattcatgaAAGATACTAAGATACAGATATAAAAGACCCTACAAACCTCACAGAATAAAGAAAAGCTTACCTAAGCACATCATAGTAAAACCAATCAAAACCAAACCCAAAGAGAAAATGTTCCCAAAaatagccaggaaaaaaaaaaaaaaaaaacaaattacttttaaagaagaaaaaataagaataatttgaCTTCTCAACGGAtcacagaaaccaaaaaacagactaatattttcaaagaactgaaaggaaaaaacccacCAAACTTGAATTCTTATTTAGTATAGCAGAAACTGTTGGTGCCCTGCACCATATTCCTTCAGCCCACTtctaattttggttttatttgtggTCAACTGATTAGTAACCTAAATTACATCTTCAAAATTCCTTTTGCCACATAATATAGCATAATTATGAGAATATCACCATGGGACAGAAGTCACTGGGGCCATCCTAGAATTCTTAGCCTTCTGCCCACCACACATACTCTATGACCCACAAATTCCATTTCTAGGGTTATAGTCAACTGAAATGTATACATTACCTTCACCAAAATATTTGTACTGTAGAAGCAGCTGTTTATGATAGCCCGAACTTGGAAACTACCCAACACCTTTCAACAGAAGAATAGTAGTATGTTTACTCAGTGGAATTCTACATAAcagtgagaatttaaaaaatatatagatgaattTTATAAACATAAGATTGAACAATAGAAGCCAGATACAAAGAATACTGttcatttctagaaaaaaacaaaaattggtaAAACTTATCTATGGGGTAGAAGTCAGAATGGTCATGATCcttggaaaatggagaaaagaatggaagtatACAGAGAGGCTGATAATATTTGCAGTGCTGATAATATTGTCTTGATGTAGGCCTGTTCAATTTGtgaaaatttatcaaatattaaattatacttCACTCAGTTCACATTATGAAACATTCTAGAACTGGGTAAAGTATAATCAGGGAAAACTAGGATAGTGAGACCACTGTTCTTTTCTCTTGGGGTAGAGCAGGGCATGGAAAGATTAGTAAATAATACTAAAGTGGTTTCCCATCAGATTTCCCATCTCCTGTCACTGTACTCATCTGTCCAGCCCAGTCTCTCTAGAGAGACAATATATTTCAAGTAaatgcattcatttgttcactcattcaaaaaCCACGTTACTCTCTGCCTGATGCCTGGTACAGGGATGAAAGAATTCCATAAGGACAAAAAAGTCAAGGACTGGGAAGGAGGAAAGTAACTTATGACTGGGTCAGGGGAGAAACAGCTATTTGAGAGTCCACAATGGGAAGGCTACAACCAGAGCCTTCCATTTGCTGTGAGGACAAAGATATGAGGCATGATGTAATTAACAAGACTTGCCATCCAAGACAGATCTCTAATACGATCAGGGCATCTGCCCTCAGTCATTTTGCCTCCTTTCTTACCTCAACAGTCAAGCTGGGAAAACCAAAAGGGAACTTAAATGGATACAAGGATGCTCTACTCAAATTCCCTCATCTGGGCCAATGCAGAGGCTCACAGCTGCTTCCGTCACTAGACATTGCTTGCAGCTTCAAGAAACTGCCTCACCCATGGTCAGAGGGCATCCAGGCTCAGGACTGACAGATGTGGGAGTGCAAAAGCCTGGCTCCCTCTGCCGTTCGGGACAACTATGAAGAGCCGTCCTAACTCCAGAGCTCTTTATTGGAACAGCTGAGGCATCAGCTGTGGATTTCCACTCCTACCTTCCTCATTTCCTTAGGGGTGTATTTTTTAAGGGCATTCCCCAACACACAGGCATGCAACTCCCTCTCTCatgtctgcagggagcctaacctaagataaaaatttaaaggcCCTTTGTAGCATTTTTTCCTAAGGGCGCAAAGTGCTCTTTACTTTTTTGGAGGTCATGATACTCTTTGACAATATAATGAAAGCTAAGGACTCTTAtctcaaaatacatatatatacacatatatacatatatatatacatacacacacacacacacaagcacttAATGTAAACTTTTACATGCTATTTTAGAGggttcccctcccttcctcctcattTTTAAGGCTCAGCTCAAACTTTATTACCCATGTGAAATGTGAAGTTCTGTACATAATCATAAGATtagccaccatttattgagcacttactttgGACAAGACCCCATGCTAAGTGCTTTAATTTTATTGTGCCTTTGATCATGGCATAACTCATTTAAAGCTTTGTCCACTGTAACACAGTTAATAATTAGCAGATACTGGATTTAAATTGTTAAGCTTGTGCTTTGAGTGAATGACGAGCAAAAGGAAGGGGAAGTTACAGAGTTAACTCCTCGAAGGTCATCTAACAACAAGTGTCAGAACTGGGATTTAAACCCACGACTACCTACCAAGCTGGTGCTCTTTAGGTTAAATATGTCGTAACACttctcagaagggaaaaaattgacTTTGTCCCACTCCCGCTCTTCGGAGCTCCCTCTGTTCGTTGCATTTGTTTCTACAACGACTCCCAAGGGCTTCGCGCGGTGCTGCCGTGGATCGCTCACGCGCATCCAGGCCCGCAAGCAGGGGCGGCACTTCAGCTGCCGTACAACGTGGCGGCGCCAGGCATCCCCGCCCATGGAAAGGAGCTGGGTGGCGTCCGTACAACATGGCGGTGCTGGGTCTGACGTAATTTCCGGTCCGACGCAGTCACAGTTAACCTTTAAACTTGCAAGcgcttcctttttcctcttccgGGGACGGCGTCCGTAGGTATGGctgctctttccttttccccGTCGCTCCTTGGTCTGCAATCGGCCGCCATCCGGGGAGGTGGGGGAGCCAGGATCTGCGCAGCGCAGCCCTTGGAGCTGGCCTGGGAATAAGAGTTCAGGAGGAAAGCTGGTGGTGAGCAGGCCCCTGGCTTTTTAGCTGCAGACGGCCACCGACCCGGACCCCCCCTTCCCGGGCCGGGAATAGCCGGAGCTCATCCCTCGGGCTTGGCCGCCTTCAGAGGCGTGTTTGGAGACGTACGAGTTGTGGTTCGGCTCGTTGAGACCCTGCGGAATCGCAGAACGGTTCCCTCTCTTAGGCCCACCTTTTAGCATTGCTCTCGTGGACGTTCTCAGGCTGTGCGAGGGCGGACGACCGGCATGTTCGGGTCGTTTCaagatgttttcttttccaaGGCCAATAGCGAGGAAGATAAAAGTGTTAATAAGGGAGTATTCTGTCTTGGTTTTGAAGCTGTGAGCGGAATGGTGGCTCCTTGGAGCTCTCGCGTTGGCCTTCGGCGTCGATTTTGGTGTCTTGACGGTTCTGTTTTAGAGTAACGTTAGGAAGGAGCTGACCTCAAATGCCGGCTAGTTCCTTTTCCATCGTGTGTGACGGAGCGATCCCGACGTCAGGGATACAGCGGGTCTTGTTGACGGTTTCATGTTCATGTTCATCCAGTTTGCTAAGTGATACTATTCAGTATGTATTCCAGctgatacaaaacaaaacaaaaccagatgcCATgattcacactttttttttcttttttttaagattttatttatttattcatgagagacaacagagagagagagagagaggcagagacacaggcagagggagaagcaggctccatgcagggagccccatgcgggactcgatcccggggcctccaggatcacgccccgggctgaaggcggcgctaaaccgctgagccacccagggatcccctaattcaCACTTTGATACTAAAATAAGTATTAGTTGGCTCTTGACTTGTCCCGCATGCCACTTTGGGGCAAGACACTGAGCCCTGAGCATCTTTTGTGTGACTGGCACTGCAATAGGTTGAGCAGGTTAGTTTCTGTCGTTTAATCCTAATGACAGCCCTGTGAACTCAGTAAAAACTTTTAGAGACCCGGAAGCAAGCTAGCTCTTTGTGCAGTAGATTCGGGTGGATGCCATAAGTTGAGGATTGAACTTAGTGTTCCTTTAAAAACTCTTCTAAACGTGCCTGTAGCATTTTTCTGGACACCACTCCAGACAGAATCAGGCTTTTTTGAGGGATAAGTCTGGCAAATTTTAACCAAGTGCCATCATTGATTACTGTCAGGAAAACAAACGTGGGCCTCCTAGCATTCTTAACTAATCACTGTTAAGTATATCGTTTTAAAATAGTGGAATTCTCTTCATCAGATACTTTAAGGATTATTGTATAAAAAAGTATACGTATGGGATGTATGAATTATGTGATACTCTTTTTGTTGTAAGGTTTGAATTATTTCTACAATGCAGTTTTACTCCATTCTTATTCTAGGCGTTCAGAATGGTTCAGCGTTTGACATACCGTCGTAGGCTGTCCTACAATACAGCCTCTAACAAAACTAGGCTGTAagtatttccaaaatttaaaatacatattgttGTTTTACTCTGCAGAATGCTGAGCTCTTCCCTATTCTCTCACTTCCTAGGTCCCGAACTCCTGGCAATAGAATCGTTTACCTTTATACCAAGAAGGTTGGGAAAGCGCCAAAGTCTGCATGTGGCGTGTGTCCTGGCCGACTTCGAGGTGTAAGTTTATTCTTTTGCTGTGAATAACAAGAACTAGTGAGCGCTAATACGCTTGTAAGGGAATGAATGAGAGGTCACCACTAGGAAGATTGAGAAGTACTAAGCATCTATGATCCGAGTCTGTCAAGAACACAGACTTTTAAAGCCTATATGACAGATACGGTGAAATGCCTTTCAGATAAATCAGTAATAGCATTTCCTGTTGTGACCTTGTTTATACTTGTCACATATCTAACCCAGGACCGTTTCTTTGAAAGCATCACAAAATAATCTCAACATTGACTTTGTGCAGGTTCGTGCGGTGAGACCTAAAGTCCTTATGAGATTGTCTAAAACGAAAAAACATGTCAGCAGGGCCTATGGTGGTTCCATGTGTGCTAAGTGTGTTCGTGACAGGTAACTATAACTCTTTAATGGACTTtcttaaatgtgtgtgtgcatgtgtctgttcCATTGTATGCTAATCATTGTTAGTCtggtgaaatttaaaagaaagttgtACATTTTAGATGCCTTCCTTGATTAGGGATAGTTGGTGTTGTGCAGACTGATAAATGATACTGGTTCAAATTAATTCATTTAGGATTTGGGGGCATCCTTATGCTAGACGTAGAAATTAAAATGACCTTGGTTTTGTGGGAGAGGCAGGTAAACTATTAGTTACTGGTCCGGTAGATGGAGAATAGGAGATCTTAAAAGTGTGGGAACAAAATAACTACATGTAGTTGTAGTGTGGCTAGAACCACATTAAGATCTAAAAGCTGGTTGGGGAGGAGGGTTCTGGAAGATGAGAGTATTCCAGGTAGAGGACTGGGCGTTTTGGTTACGTGGAAGGATTGGTAGCGGCATAGGTAGGAGAGGAAGCAATGGAGTTTATAATGGTAACATTTATTGCCTGTTTTTTATGATAAACGTGTTACCTATCGGGGAAGGGTTTTTCTGTTCTGTGAAGAAACCAACATTTGTTTAAATTCATATAGCCAGTAAGGAACAGCACTGGGATTCATTCTAGCTTTTATTGAGACCCTGGCTTTTTTATTAATCTCATTGCCTCTAAAGACTAAGTGGAAGGATTTGTGAGGTGGTTGGTCTTCACAAGTTAAGGAACTGGTTCAGAAAGTGGGTTTCCTCCAGTTTATTCAGCTAGTTCTATAAAGTGGTTGAGCTAGTTTCTAAACCAAATCTGGCACTAAACTTTGCAAGTTCACTCTGCCTTTCAGGAGTTGATTTGTAAGGGGATGGTAAGGCATGTTATACAAATAAAGGTAAGTGTAACTtgcatgaaataaaagaaatctgaacTATGAAGTTAGAGGAGAACAACTTTCAAGGTAGCTGGGACTCTGCAATGGGTATTTGAGGTAGTATCTGAATGTTTAGGTTTAAATGTTGGTCAAGAggttgattgaaaaaaaaaaaagaggttgatTGAAAGGGCATTGAGGCAAGGAATGAGAAATGAGATTGTAACAGCGTGTTGGAGATGAAGGGTCATGAGTTAGGTCTAAGCTAGAGGAGTTTGGCTTCTTACCAGTGTT contains the following coding sequences:
- the RPL34 gene encoding large ribosomal subunit protein eL34, with product MVQRLTYRRRLSYNTASNKTRLSRTPGNRIVYLYTKKVGKAPKSACGVCPGRLRGVRAVRPKVLMRLSKTKKHVSRAYGGSMCAKCVRDRIKRAFLIEEQKIVVKVLKAQAQSQKAK